A genomic segment from Anabas testudineus chromosome 6, fAnaTes1.2, whole genome shotgun sequence encodes:
- the fanci gene encoding Fanconi anemia group I protein, translating into MRADMDKIVSLSDGDSTEELQKYLSSLTDDQIITVITNSALKGKKVGTTIKGIFKGSPPSSTEGSNRRLLVYQHCIPLCESGDLQPEVASDIIGLLMLETHTLSGPSLAQLASIFVEAIKVGKMGSGKSLELFPTVLTALAACEALSYGKGELSGEEYKKQLINTLCSSRWDPQCVIHLTTMFRDVPLSSEELQFLVEKVLRMFIKLDLQEIPPLVYQLLLLSAKGCKKQILDGIISYFKEQDLCQEEEQKHGESLDLEVQSIPQDQLRYVEGTTILHIVFAVRLDHELGREFLKNFKTSYVDLCPFSIALLLSVARIQRYEEQVFEVLKGGIIKSFKDEQLQQGSKFLQDLIPGHCRVAQMILDTVKNSVFGWDHVTQGLVQLGFFLMDTFGPKPGPFGKTSEGSVTVARTPTQQACKLGGQVLLQGFKIHEPIRGEILEQVLNRLVTKTASPVNHYLELFSDIVVSAPMILLESSSKVTETFDHLSYLPLATVQGLLKAVQPLLKVSMSLKDALILVLRKAMFSSQLDGRKSAVTGFLLLLKNFKVLGSLASSQCSQAISSSQIQVDVHSRYNSAANEAFCLEILSSLRRCLGQQADVRLMLYEGFYDVLRRNSQLASSIMQTLCSHLRRYYEPEQDLLPPMKLEPCITAHGDQVFLQEPLAHLISCTVHCLLWLQTMRRSVNPNAGDSDDDEEEEEQEGYQSELQTILDSMTRRMIKSELEDFELDKSAEFSMGSSVGVKNNIYAVLVMGVYEVLMEYNFIKADYSKTRFEELLELFNRYHKLSEILKEKSGKGRVPSNKTPRSLLSLGFISTLLTVLFRDSTQSKEEALSVLRSSGEFLRYAVNVAVQKIQQLEETGHTDGPDGQNPDRTFRFLCDMTSVLMWRYTNIPSVVEDPGKKEKRSSLSHLCLEGLLKIFTTCQQRYPDKMAQLLSNMDIAEDDADKDNGSVTEMNYFYIRQFQRTLFSQLSGGEEEFNSKEAQLLVNILSVLSRQLKPSSQQFVQMITWTVKICKETSFEDSAFSKGLLSLLFSLHVLYKSPVSLLLELCQDIHSQLGDIDQDVEVEKQFHFAIVNMKTASTVALLVLSQVDRVLDEVDWLIARKKSHTAAAKSVSDKATQTTDQQDPIEKAMTLQLGTLLTALNELIQTALLPGTCTITLLRELSRTYTILTTLVKYYIQVCTSQHRALPARFEKLVKLSGSHLTPQCYSFITYAQSGEFSGGGADDKKKKKRNEVNTAASAKLLRETKAIPNLIFSIEQYEKYLITLSKKSKVNLMQYMKLSTSRDFRINAATLDAALQEQDDGEETTESQETQEPKQKKRKQ; encoded by the exons ATGAGGGCTGATATGGATAAAATCGTCTCACTGTCAGATGGAGACAGTACCGAAGAACTTCAGAAGTACCTGTCCTCCCTCACGGATGATCAG ATAATCACTGTAATTACTAATAGCGCGTTAAAGGGTAAGAAGGTCGGCACCACCATTAAAGGCATATTTAAAG GTTCTCCACCCAGTTCTACTGAAGGGTCCAACCGCAGACTTCTTGTTTATCAACACTGCATCCCGCTGTGTGAGTCCGGGGACCTGCAGCCTGAGGTGGCATCTGATATTATCGGACTGCTGATGCTAGAG ACTCATACATTGTCTGGACCTTCTCTTGCACAACTGGCATCTATTTTTGTTGAAGCCATAAAGGTGGGAAAAATGGGCAGTGGGAAATCCCTGGAGCTGTTTCCTACTGTGCTTACTGCCCTTGCAGCCTGTGAAGCCTTGTCATATGGCAAAG GAGAGCTCAGTGGTGAGGAATACAAGAAACAGCTGATCAACACTCTCTGCTCAAGCAG atGGGACCCACAGTGTGTTATCCACCTGACAACCATGTTCAG GGATGTGCCCCTGTCATCAGAGGAGCTGCAGTTCCTTGTGGAAAAAGTTCTGAGGATGTTCATCAAGCTGGATCTGCAGGAGATTCCACCACTGGTTTaccagctgctgcttttgtctgcaaag GGTTGTAAGAAACAGATCCTAGATGGAATCATTAGTTACTTTAAGGAGCAAGATCTTTGccaggaagaagaacagaagcaTGGAGA AAGTCTTGATCTAGAGGTTCAGTCCATTCCACAGGATCAGTTAAGGTACGTGGAGGGCACGACAATCCTCCACATAGTCTTTGCTGTAAGACTTGACCACGAGCTCGGAAGAGAATTCCTTAAAAACTTTAAG ACATCATATGTGGACCTGTGTCCTTTCAGTATCGCGCTGCTGCTCTCAGTGGCCCGTATCCAGCGCTATGAAGAGCAG GTGTTTGAAGTTTTGAAAGGGGGAATCATCAAGAGTTTCAAAgatgagcagctgcagcagggcTCAAAGTTCCTGCAGGACCTCATTCCTGGACACTGCAGAGTGGCTCAGATGATACTGGACACAGTCAAAAACAG CGTGTTTGGTTGGGATCATGTCACCCAGGGGCTGGTGCAGCTCGGCTTCTTCCTCATGGACACATTTGGACCCAAACCTGGACCATTTGGTAAGACCTCAGAGGGGTCTGTCACTGTAGCCCGGACCCCCACTCAGCAGGCATGTAAGCTGGGAGGTCAGGTGCTGCTCCAGGGCTTTAAG ATCCATGAGCCAATCAGAGGAGAGATACTGGAGCAGGTCTTGAATCGACTGGTCACAAAGACAGCTTCACCTGTCAATCATTACTTAG AGCTTTTCTCTGACATTGTGGTCTCTGCTCCCATGATCCTCCTGGAGTCATCATCTAAAGTAACAGAGACGTTTGACCACTTGTCGTACCTTCCTTTGGCCACTGTTCAAGGTCTACTAAAAGCTGTTCAG CCTCTGCTCAAGGTTAGTATGTCCTTGAAGGATGCTTTAATTTTAGTTCTTCGCAAGGCCATGTTTTCCAG CCAGCTGGATGGCAGGAAGTCAGCAGTGACTGGCTTCTTGTTGCTACTGAAGAACTTCAAAGTGTTGGGCAGTTTGGCTTCCAGCCAGTGTAGCCAGGCAATCTCCTCCAGTCAG ATCCAAGTGGATGTTCATTCTCGTTACAACTCTGCTGCCAATGAAGCTTTCTGTCTCGAGATTCTCAGCAGCCTGCGCCGCTGCCTGGGCCAACAGGCAGATGTGCGCCTTATGCTTTATGAG GGCTTCTACGATGTCCTCCGTCGCAACTCCCAACTTGCAAGTTCCATCATGCAGACCCTCTGTTCACAT CTGAGACGGTACTATGAGCCTGAGCAAGACCTCCTGCCTCCAATGAAGCTGGAGCCTTGCATTACAGCTCACGGAGACCAAGTCTTCCTCCAGGAGCCACTG GCCCATCTGATAAGCTGTACTGTGCATTGCCTGCTGTGGCTGCAGACCATGCGCCGATCAGTCAATCCCAATGCTGGCGACAGCGacgatgatgaggaggaagaagagcaggagggATACCAGTCTGAATTACAGACAATTCTAGACAGCATGACAAGACGCATGATCAAGAGTGAACTTGAGGACTTTGAACTA GATAAGTCAGCAGAGTTCTCCATGGGATCCAGTGTTGGTGTAAAGAATAATATCTATGCTGTGCTTGTGATGGGAGTGTATGAGGTCCTCATGGAGTACAATTTTATCAAAGCCGACTACAG taaGACTCGCTTTGAGGAGCTCCTAGAGTTGTTTAACCGCTACCACAAGCTGTCTGAGATACTGAAGGAGAAATCTGGAAAGGGTCGAGTGCCCTCAAACAAGACTCCCCGCAGTTTACTTTCTTTGGGTTTCATATCAACTCTGCTGACTGTGCTCTTCAG ggaCAGTACTCAAAGCAAAGAGGAGGCCCTTTCAGTGCTACGTTCAAGTGGTGAATTTTTGCGTTACGCAGTAAATGTAGCCGTACAGAAGATCCAGCAGTTGGAAGAAACTGGACACACAGACGGCCCAGATGGACAGAACCCAGACAGGACTTTCCGCTTCCTCTGTGACATGACAAG CGTGCTGATGTGGCGATACACCAACATCCCCAGTGTGGTGGAGGATCcaggaaagaaggagaaacgGTCTAGCCTGTCTCATCTGTGTCTAGAAGGTCTTCTCAAGATCTTCACAACCTGCCAGCAGCGCTATCCAGACAAGATGGCCCAGCTCCTCTCCAACATGG ACATTGCTGAGGACGATGCTGACAAAGACAATGGCAGTGTTACAGAAATGAACTATTTTTACATCCGTCAGTTTCAG AGGACGCTGTTCTCTCAGTTAagtggaggggaggaggaatTTAACAGCAAAGAGGCTCAGCTGCTGGTGAACATCTTGAGCGTGCTCTCGCGTCAGCTAAAGCCGTCCTCCCAACAG TTTGTTCAGATGATCACGTGGACTGTGAAAATCTGCAAGGAGACGAGTTTTG AGGATTCTGCTTTTTCCAAGGGACTGCTCTCGCTCCTCTTCAGCCTACATGTTCTCTATAAGAGTCCTGTAAGCCTGTTGCTGGAGCTTTGCCAGGACATCCACAGTCAGCTGGGGGATATTGATCAG GATGTGGAGGTGgaaaaacagtttcactttgCCATTGTCAACATGAAGACTGCATCGACAGTAGCA CTGCTGGTCCTGTCTCAGGTTGACAGGGTGCTTGATGAAGTAGACTGGCTTATTGCCAGAAAGAAAAGCCATACAGCCGCTGCTAAATCTGTCTCAG ACAAAGCCACCCAGACTACAGACCAGCAGGATCCCATAGAGAAAGCAATGACACTCCAGCTTGGGACTCTTTTGACAGCATTAAATGAGCTGATCCAGACGGCGCTCCTGCCTGGCACCTGCACCATTACACTGCTGAGAGAACTGAGTCGCACATACACTATCCTCACCACCCTGGtcaaatat TACATCCAGGTGTGCACCAGCCAGCACAGAGCACTGCCAGCTCGCTTTGAGAAACTG GTCAAACTATCTGGCTCCCACCTAACACCACAGTGCTACTCTTTCATCACATACGCACAG AGTGGAGAATTTAGTGGCGGAGGTGCAgatgacaagaagaaaaagaaaaggaatgaaGTGAACACAGCTGCTTCT GCAAAACTTCTGCGTGAGACGAAGGCCATCCCTAACTTGATCTTCAGCATTGAACAGTATGAGAAATATCTCATTACACTTTCAAAGAAATCAAAG GTCAATCTGATGCAGTACATGAAGCTGAGCACCTCAAGAGATTTCCGCATCAATGCTGCTACTCTGGATGCAGCCCTGCAGGAGCAGGATGACGGTGAGGAG ACCACAGAGTCACAGGAGACACAAGAACcgaagcagaagaagagaaaacaatga